In Streptomyces ambofaciens ATCC 23877, a single genomic region encodes these proteins:
- a CDS encoding bifunctional DNA primase/polymerase encodes MREILGRRRRLLSRHDDGRPELIGAALTYATQWQWPVLPGVAADPQARSRCGCPDPECTVPGAHPFDPGLLAATTDARMVRWWWSNRPTAPIVLATGGAAPCAVSLPALPAAHALAALDRAGLRLGPVVASPTRWSLLVKPYSMEQLGELLYAKDFVPGSLRFHGEGGYLALPPSESGRGAVRWERAPLPGSASPWVPDVEAVVDAVVDALTRTGVSAPEL; translated from the coding sequence ATGCGCGAGATCCTCGGAAGGCGACGCAGGCTCCTGTCCCGGCACGACGACGGACGGCCTGAGCTGATCGGCGCGGCCCTGACCTACGCGACGCAATGGCAGTGGCCCGTACTCCCGGGCGTGGCGGCGGACCCGCAGGCGCGGTCGCGCTGCGGCTGCCCTGACCCGGAGTGCACGGTGCCCGGCGCGCATCCCTTCGACCCGGGCCTCCTCGCGGCCACCACCGACGCGCGCATGGTGCGCTGGTGGTGGAGCAACCGGCCCACCGCGCCGATCGTCCTGGCCACCGGGGGCGCCGCTCCGTGCGCGGTCTCCCTGCCCGCGCTGCCGGCCGCCCACGCGCTGGCCGCGCTCGACCGCGCCGGCCTCAGGCTCGGCCCGGTCGTCGCCTCGCCCACCCGCTGGTCGCTGCTGGTCAAGCCGTACTCCATGGAGCAGCTGGGCGAACTGCTCTACGCCAAGGACTTCGTCCCCGGTTCCCTGCGGTTCCACGGCGAGGGCGGCTATCTCGCGCTGCCGCCGTCCGAGTCGGGCCGGGGTGCCGTCCGCTGGGAGCGGGCTCCGCTGCCCGGCTCCGCCTCGCCCTGGGTGCCCGACGTCGAGGCCGTGGTGGACGCGGTGGTCGACGCCCTCACTCGTACGGGTGTGAGCGCGCCCGAGTTGTAG
- a CDS encoding DUF5926 family protein, with protein sequence MAKKRPQTKAKRPQLTDGEIPVVGAREPCPCGSGRRYKACHGRAAAHATTELVQRPFEGLPGECDWVALRELVPAATVELTLKDGLPEGVPSVTLATVLPMAWPALRRDDGTVLLGLQNDTASGDISRDLADTLQRALTAEPGNPVQGRRAPADGPRLQDLLAPEGSFEPTVHSGFEFWVPDAENATPEVTASLERANAAAIPTVRLQSVDAAYWCETPEKNHLRWVMPHEEERLLDALARLHAAGRSSLGEGTRLVGSFRAHGLTVPVWDLPSGVTAQDVEKPAAEFAERLAEALGTDAPLTPDERRARGGLTNRQVTLS encoded by the coding sequence ATGGCCAAGAAGCGACCCCAGACGAAGGCCAAGCGGCCGCAGCTCACCGACGGAGAGATCCCGGTCGTCGGCGCCCGCGAGCCCTGCCCCTGCGGCAGCGGCCGCCGCTACAAGGCCTGCCACGGCCGGGCCGCCGCGCACGCCACGACCGAGTTGGTGCAGCGCCCGTTCGAAGGGCTGCCCGGCGAGTGCGACTGGGTGGCCCTGCGTGAGCTGGTTCCGGCGGCCACGGTCGAGCTGACCCTGAAGGACGGCCTGCCCGAGGGCGTCCCCTCCGTCACCCTGGCCACGGTGCTGCCGATGGCCTGGCCGGCCCTGCGCCGCGACGACGGCACCGTCCTGCTCGGCCTGCAGAACGACACGGCGTCGGGTGACATCAGCCGCGACCTCGCCGACACCCTCCAGCGGGCGCTGACCGCCGAGCCGGGCAACCCGGTACAGGGCCGCCGGGCGCCCGCCGACGGCCCGCGGCTGCAGGACCTGCTCGCCCCCGAGGGGTCGTTCGAGCCGACGGTGCACTCGGGCTTCGAGTTCTGGGTCCCGGACGCGGAGAACGCCACACCGGAGGTGACCGCCTCCCTGGAGCGGGCCAACGCCGCGGCCATCCCGACCGTCCGGCTGCAGAGCGTGGACGCCGCCTACTGGTGCGAGACGCCGGAGAAGAACCACCTGCGCTGGGTCATGCCCCACGAGGAGGAGCGGCTTCTGGACGCTCTTGCCCGGCTGCACGCGGCCGGCCGGTCCTCCCTCGGCGAAGGCACCCGCCTCGTCGGCTCCTTCCGTGCGCACGGGCTCACGGTCCCGGTGTGGGACCTGCCCAGCGGTGTCACCGCGCAGGACGTCGAGAAGCCGGCGGCGGAGTTCGCCGAGCGCCTTGCCGAGGCCCTGGGCACGGACGCCCCGCTCACGCCCGACGAGCGCCGGGCACGGGGCGGCCTGACCAACCGGCAGGTCACCCTCAGCTGA